In Peromyscus leucopus breed LL Stock chromosome 16_21, UCI_PerLeu_2.1, whole genome shotgun sequence, a single genomic region encodes these proteins:
- the Neurog3 gene encoding neurogenin-3, with protein MAPHPLGAPTIQVPRETQQPFSGASDNEVLSSKSTPPSPTLMPRDCSEAEAGDGRGTSRKLRAKRGGRNRLKSELALSKQRRSRRKKANDRERNRMHNLNSALDALRGVLPTFPDDAKLTKIETLRFAHNYIWALTQTLRIADHSFYGTEPPVPCGELGSPGGGSNGDWASLYSPVSQAGSLSPTASLEEFPGLQVPSSPSCLLPGALVFSDFL; from the coding sequence ATGGCGCCTCATCCCTTGGGTGCGCCCACCATCCAAGTGCCCCGAGAGACCCAGCAGCCTTTCTCCGGAGCCTCGGACAATGAAGTGCTCAGCTCCAAATCCACCCCACCAAGCCCCACTCTCATGCCGAGGGACTGTTCCGAAGCAGAAGCGGGTGACGGCCGAGGGACCTCGCGGAAGCTCCGCGCAAAGCGTGGAGGGCGCAACCGGCTCAAGAGCGAGTTGGCACTGAGCAAGCAGCGACGAAGCCGGCGCAAGAAGGCCAATGACCGGGAGCGCAATCGCATGCACAACCTCAACTCGGCCCTGGACGCGCTGCGAGGTGTCCTGCCCACCTTCCCGGATGACGCCAAGCTTACAAAGATCGAGACGCTGCGCTTTGCCCACAACTACATCTGGGCACTGACTCAGACGCTGCGCATAGCGGACCACAGCTTCTACGGGACGGAGCCCCCTGTGCCCTGTGGGGAGCTGGGCAGCCCCGGAGGTGGCTCCAATGGGGACTGGGCCTCTCTCTACTCCCCAGTTTCTCAAGCTGGCAGCCTGAGCCCTACCGCCTCACTGGAGGAGTTCCCTGGCCTGCAGGTGCCCAGCTCCCCCTCCTGTCTGCTCCCGGGCGCACTGGTGTTCTCAGACTTCTTGTGA